Proteins encoded by one window of Enterobacter hormaechei subsp. xiangfangensis:
- a CDS encoding DUF3261 domain-containing protein: MTRFIRLAAVMMALLLAGCSHTTNRDDARPQAWLQPGTRVTLPPPGITPAIRAQQLLTGSFKGQTQSLLVMLNADGNKVTLAGLSSVGIRLFLATYDDTGIHTEQSVVMPQLPPASQVLADVMLSHWPLSAWQPQLPKGWTLNDTDTRRELRNPDGKLVTEIVYLNRNGRREPISIVQHAFHYHITIQYLGD, from the coding sequence ATGACCCGTTTCATTCGCCTGGCGGCAGTGATGATGGCCCTGTTGCTGGCGGGGTGTAGCCATACGACGAACCGCGATGACGCGCGCCCTCAGGCCTGGCTCCAGCCCGGCACCCGCGTCACGCTGCCCCCGCCGGGCATCACGCCTGCCATCCGCGCGCAGCAGTTGCTTACCGGCAGTTTTAAAGGCCAGACCCAGTCGCTGCTGGTGATGCTGAACGCCGACGGAAATAAAGTGACGCTTGCCGGCCTCTCCTCCGTCGGGATCCGCCTGTTCCTCGCCACCTACGACGACACCGGGATCCACACCGAGCAGTCGGTTGTGATGCCGCAGCTGCCGCCCGCCAGCCAGGTGCTGGCCGACGTGATGCTGAGCCACTGGCCGCTCAGCGCCTGGCAGCCGCAGTTGCCGAAAGGCTGGACGCTGAACGATACTGACACCAGACGCGAACTGCGCAACCCCGATGGCAAACTGGTCACGGAAATTGTCTACCTGAACCGTAACGGCAGGCGCGAACCGATTAGCATTGTGCAGCACGCTTTTCACTACCACATCACCATTCAATATCTGGGTGACTGA